GGGTTCAAGAATCCCGAGGAACAGATCAGCATGGAATTCGAGTGCGAGTACAAGGTGTCGCTGCTGGACCTTCGGCCCGTGAGAGAGTCGCAGACGACGGGTTTGACTTTGACCGGCGACCTGACCATGACCGGAACTCGCCGCAAAAAATAGCTGCGTCCCTTACTCCTCCCAAACCAGTTTCATACCGCGCCACGAGGCGGGAGTGGCGGTTGCGCTAAGGAATCTCGGCTCTACTTGGCGCCAAGCAAACTGGTATTCAGAATCTGGACGCCGCTGCGGCCGGACTCTTCCGCCCAATCCTGGCTGTCCGCGCATTTCCAATGGCCGTCCAAGAGGATCCAGCGACGCATAAGCACGTCGAGCCCGGAACCCCAGTTGTCCAGGGCGATGCTGAACTTGCTGCCTGTTCGGGTTTGTAACTCGACGATCTGCCGCATAGCGTCACCTCTGATATCCTATCAGCAGTTTGTTTATGATATTTTAATTTATATTAAGCAATATTTAGCTTTGACGTCCTCAAATCCTCCAATCTTTGCTGTCTTTCTCTCCCAGGGCATTCTTCGCCGGTTTGCCAGAACTCGCCGATCCGTGGGATATGTCCGCAGGCGACCGCCAATCGACGAGGAGCTTTATGGCAAACGAACATCTGCTGGCCGAACGCCGCGACGGCGTGCTCAGCCTGACGCTCAATCAGCCCGACAAGCTCAACGCGCTCAGCGACCAGATGATCGCTGGGTTGCTCGACGAACTCGGCCGCGCGGCTCACGACGCCGAGGTACGATGCGTCGTCGTGAGCGGTGCGGGACGCGGGTTCTGCTCCGGCGGCGACGTGAGCCGGATGCGCGAGCGCAACGAGGGTGACGGCCCCGGCCTCACGGTGGAACAGCGGATGGCGAGTTTGCGTCGTGCCGAGGAGGTGAGCCTGATGCTGCACGAACTGCCGAAGCCGACGATCGCGGCGATTAACGGGGCGGCGGCCGGCGCGGGGCTCAGCGTCGCGCTCGCGTGCGACCTGCGCATCGCCGCCGATTCGGCGCGGCTTGTAACCGCCTTCGCCCGCGTGGGGTTTTCCGGCGACTTCGGCGGCACCTGGCTGATGACGCGGCTGGTCGGCCCCGCGCGCGCCAAGGAATTCTACTTTCTCGCCGATCCGATCGATGCGAATCAGGCGCTTGCGCTGGGGCTGGTCAATCGCGTGGTGCCGGCGGCGTCGCTGATGGTTGAAGCCGCGGTGCTGGCCAACCGGCTCGCCTCGGGCCCCGCGATCGCCTACGGCTACATGAAAGCCAACATCAACGCCGCGCTAACGGCCGACTTG
The window above is part of the Candidatus Binataceae bacterium genome. Proteins encoded here:
- a CDS encoding enoyl-CoA hydratase, with the protein product MANEHLLAERRDGVLSLTLNQPDKLNALSDQMIAGLLDELGRAAHDAEVRCVVVSGAGRGFCSGGDVSRMRERNEGDGPGLTVEQRMASLRRAEEVSLMLHELPKPTIAAINGAAAGAGLSVALACDLRIAADSARLVTAFARVGFSGDFGGTWLMTRLVGPARAKEFYFLADPIDANQALALGLVNRVVPAASLMVEAAVLANRLASGPAIAYGYMKANINAALTADLRTLLDREAVGQTLTGRTEDHREAVKAFLEKRQPTFKGR